A single Arachidicoccus sp. BS20 DNA region contains:
- a CDS encoding helix-turn-helix domain-containing protein, with the protein MQDLANKEKKQIGKNLKLIRKKLNITIEELANTLVLSTGTIKDIEAGKAASMDNIINVVYFLGLTLKEAADTNYQIPLEPELRNRIVLFHKKHKIVDTYNLLDKQPAIKIIITDRFIPNGYLDKAVYVKDLISFYHNDYGISLSPSSLSNELKNLVEKNTLIITNPDEKYHKYKKK; encoded by the coding sequence ATGCAAGATTTGGCAAATAAAGAGAAAAAGCAAATTGGTAAGAATTTAAAATTAATACGAAAGAAACTTAATATTACTATTGAGGAATTGGCGAATACCCTTGTCTTATCTACGGGAACAATTAAAGACATAGAAGCAGGCAAAGCTGCAAGTATGGACAACATTATTAACGTTGTTTATTTTTTAGGCTTGACACTTAAAGAAGCTGCGGATACTAATTATCAAATTCCTTTAGAGCCTGAGCTAAGAAATCGGATTGTTCTTTTTCATAAGAAACATAAAATTGTTGATACATATAATCTACTTGACAAACAACCCGCAATTAAAATAATTATCACTGATAGATTTATTCCGAATGGTTATTTGGATAAAGCCGTATATGTAAAAGATTTAATATCGTTCTACCATAATGATTATGGAATTTCATTATCCCCTTCAAGTTTATCCAATGAGTTGAAGAATTTAGTAGAGAAAAACACTTTAATTATTACCAATCCAGACGAGAAATATCATAAATATAAAAAGAAATAG
- a CDS encoding TlpA family protein disulfide reductase: protein MKSIFIVPVMLCFAFNSFGQIKPLYIDDSLPDISFGKIINYKDSSATLADFKGKLILFDFWFTHCSFCIEAMPKLDSLQKLYGSELQVIMVTKDPLKLVLPFIQKYERLHHVKWTIPVVVNDTVLHQYFRHWYEPHYAWLAPENRLVAQSSFFFLNKDIVKAYLKQLPEELVRTGYTTDSITKN, encoded by the coding sequence ATGAAATCGATATTTATCGTACCGGTAATGCTATGCTTTGCATTCAACAGCTTCGGGCAAATAAAACCGTTGTATATAGACGATTCTTTGCCTGATATTTCCTTTGGAAAAATCATCAACTATAAAGATAGTTCGGCAACCTTAGCCGACTTCAAAGGCAAACTCATACTCTTTGACTTTTGGTTTACACATTGCAGCTTCTGCATAGAAGCTATGCCAAAACTCGATTCGCTGCAAAAGCTTTATGGCAGCGAGTTGCAGGTTATCATGGTTACGAAAGACCCTTTGAAATTGGTACTGCCGTTCATTCAAAAATACGAACGGCTGCATCATGTAAAATGGACAATACCTGTCGTTGTAAATGATACTGTATTGCACCAGTATTTCAGGCACTGGTACGAACCGCACTATGCGTGGCTCGCGCCCGAAAACAGGCTTGTAGCGCAATCTTCCTTTTTCTTTCTCAACAAAGACATTGTAAAAGCTTATCTCAAACAGTTGCCCGAAGAATTGGTAAGAACAGGCTACACAACAGATTCAATCACTAAAAATTAA
- a CDS encoding SusC/RagA family TonB-linked outer membrane protein, producing the protein MKKYIILILIASFAIKLSAQTMRSVTGSVFSDETKEAVANATVHAIKSKATAFSDSTGAFAIRVMQNDTLVISRIGYENQTVIVAPGTEHMRITLKPISNNLSDVTINTGYQSLKPNEVNGSYVVIDNKTLNQQTGMNILDRLNGVTSSLLVNTGKEYSGISIRGLSTINGPLSPLIVVDNFIYDGNIANINPNDVESVTVLKDAAAASIWGARAGNGVIVITTKKGKFNQKLQVDFNTDVMVTDKPNLYYNPQISSSDYINFEQILFNNGYYNSQFTSKTHPAVSPAMQIFQDRKNGLISAEDSASQIDALKQIDNRDQYTKYFYRKGVTQQYALNLHGGSQNIGWLVSGTYDRDINNLRAGYNRINLRFENTYRPIKNMTVNAGVYYTNSTNQSGLSAYNMVAAIGSNRLVPYMNLVGAGGAAVPVIHDYNQRYLDTAGAGRLLNWDYYPLDDYKHSYSKTNVEEIIAHISLDYHIIKGLDASLMYQYDKQNTALTTLRDTSSYYARNLINGYSQLNRTTGVVTYIIPVGGILGKTYTSLNAYNFRGQLNFDRIFNRVHHVNAIAGFEVRDEWVTSNSTTYYGYNADPLSYTSNIDYSTAYPNFITGSKTQIPNGNSLSSTDNRFVSFFSNASYTYKERYIVSGSVRRDGSNIFGANTNDKWKPLWSVGLGWQLSKENFYHVSWLPFLKLSATYGVSGNVDLSRTALPVGTYQQNRIYNNFRAMEILQINNPDLSWEHAYQTNFKLDFATAKNTVSGSVEYYRKKGTNLYAPTPYDYTTFGLTSTITANVANMKGKGVDIVLHSININRVFKWTTDFLYNYNQSVTTRYFTTTASSVSSFLGAGSNVITPVIGKPLYAIAAYKWGGLDGQGNPRGYLNDTLSTNYMAIEQTAVDTGIKNNSIIYIGSATPVSYGSLMNEFSFKGFSLSFNITYKLGYYFLKPALSYTNLAAYGTYGMGYEKQWKQPGDETKTNVPAFVYPLNSTRDLFYSQSAANVVKGDQIRLQFINLSYSFLGTHSHSLPFKSLQVYVNAANLGILWRANHDHIDPDFVNTIPNPKTYTIGVRANF; encoded by the coding sequence ATGAAGAAATATATTATCCTCATATTGATTGCATCCTTCGCAATTAAGCTTTCAGCACAAACGATGCGTTCCGTTACAGGCAGCGTATTTAGTGACGAAACTAAAGAAGCAGTTGCGAATGCAACTGTTCATGCCATTAAATCAAAGGCAACTGCATTCAGCGATAGCACCGGAGCATTTGCTATCCGCGTGATGCAAAACGACACGCTTGTTATTTCCCGCATCGGCTATGAAAATCAAACAGTCATTGTTGCTCCCGGTACGGAACACATGCGCATCACATTAAAACCGATAAGCAATAATCTGAGCGATGTAACCATTAATACAGGTTATCAAAGTTTGAAACCAAATGAAGTAAACGGTTCTTATGTTGTTATTGACAACAAGACGCTTAATCAGCAAACAGGGATGAATATTTTAGACAGGCTGAATGGTGTTACAAGTAGTTTGTTGGTTAATACAGGTAAGGAATATTCGGGTATTTCCATTCGTGGATTGAGTACTATCAATGGGCCGCTAAGCCCTTTGATAGTTGTGGACAATTTTATTTACGATGGTAATATTGCCAATATCAACCCGAATGATGTAGAAAGTGTTACAGTGCTTAAAGATGCAGCCGCAGCAAGCATTTGGGGCGCACGTGCAGGCAATGGCGTAATCGTAATTACAACAAAAAAAGGAAAGTTCAATCAAAAATTGCAGGTCGATTTTAATACAGATGTGATGGTAACGGATAAGCCGAACCTGTATTACAATCCGCAGATTTCTTCTTCGGATTACATCAATTTTGAACAAATCTTGTTTAATAATGGTTACTACAACTCGCAGTTTACGAGCAAAACACATCCTGCGGTATCGCCAGCTATGCAAATATTTCAGGACAGAAAGAATGGGTTGATTTCCGCAGAAGATTCCGCATCGCAGATTGATGCGCTAAAGCAAATCGATAACCGCGACCAGTACACCAAATACTTTTACCGCAAAGGCGTTACGCAGCAATATGCTTTAAACCTTCATGGTGGAAGTCAAAACATCGGCTGGCTGGTTTCCGGAACCTATGACAGGGATATCAATAATCTGCGGGCGGGCTACAATAGAATCAATCTTCGGTTTGAGAATACGTATCGTCCTATAAAAAACATGACAGTAAATGCAGGCGTATATTATACCAACAGCACCAATCAATCTGGCTTATCCGCTTATAACATGGTCGCTGCCATCGGTTCTAACAGGCTTGTTCCGTATATGAATCTTGTAGGTGCGGGCGGAGCAGCTGTTCCTGTAATTCATGATTATAATCAACGATACCTTGATACGGCAGGTGCCGGTCGCCTGCTGAACTGGGATTACTATCCCTTAGATGACTATAAACATAGTTACAGCAAAACCAATGTCGAAGAAATCATTGCGCATATCAGCCTGGATTATCACATTATTAAAGGGTTAGATGCAAGCCTCATGTATCAGTATGATAAACAGAATACCGCTTTAACAACCCTGCGTGATACATCAAGTTATTATGCCCGTAATTTGATTAACGGATATAGCCAACTTAATCGAACGACAGGTGTAGTTACTTATATTATTCCCGTTGGGGGTATCTTAGGTAAAACTTATACTTCTCTCAACGCATATAATTTTAGAGGTCAGCTGAATTTTGACAGAATATTTAATCGTGTTCATCATGTTAATGCCATTGCCGGTTTTGAAGTAAGGGACGAATGGGTTACAAGCAACAGTACAACCTATTACGGTTACAATGCCGACCCGCTAAGCTATACTTCCAATATAGATTATTCAACTGCTTATCCGAATTTTATCACTGGAAGCAAAACGCAAATCCCAAACGGAAATAGCCTGAGTTCAACCGATAACCGCTTTGTTTCTTTTTTCTCCAATGCGTCTTACACATATAAAGAGCGGTATATCGTATCTGGAAGCGTGCGCAGGGACGGCTCCAATATTTTCGGTGCCAACACCAATGATAAATGGAAACCGCTTTGGTCTGTGGGCTTGGGATGGCAGCTTTCCAAAGAAAACTTTTACCATGTTTCATGGCTGCCGTTTTTAAAATTATCGGCAACTTACGGCGTAAGCGGCAATGTGGACCTAAGCAGGACTGCGCTCCCCGTGGGCACATATCAGCAGAACAGGATATATAATAATTTTCGTGCCATGGAGATTTTGCAAATCAACAATCCTGATTTAAGTTGGGAACACGCTTACCAAACTAATTTCAAACTGGATTTTGCTACCGCTAAAAATACAGTCAGCGGTTCTGTTGAATATTACCGGAAGAAGGGGACAAATTTATATGCTCCCACACCGTATGACTATACCACATTCGGGCTTACATCTACCATTACTGCAAATGTGGCCAATATGAAGGGTAAAGGTGTAGACATTGTTTTGCATAGTATAAACATCAACCGCGTGTTTAAATGGACTACCGATTTCCTGTATAATTACAATCAATCCGTTACTACCAGATATTTTACAACTACGGCATCATCTGTTTCTTCATTTTTGGGCGCGGGCAGCAATGTTATTACGCCGGTTATCGGCAAACCGTTATACGCAATTGCGGCTTATAAATGGGGAGGCTTGGATGGGCAAGGCAATCCGAGAGGCTATCTCAATGATACACTGAGCACGAATTACATGGCAATAGAACAGACCGCCGTGGACACGGGAATAAAAAACAACAGTATTATTTACATCGGCTCTGCAACGCCAGTGAGCTATGGCTCCCTGATGAACGAATTTTCATTCAAAGGATTCTCGCTTTCCTTCAACATCACGTATAAATTGGGATATTACTTTCTAAAACCGGCATTATCTTATACAAATCTTGCCGCTTATGGAACTTATGGAATGGGTTATGAAAAACAGTGGAAACAACCGGGCGATGAAACAAAAACAAATGTACCGGCTTTTGTTTATCCCTTAAACAGCACGAGAGATTTGTTTTATAGCCAGTCTGCTGCCAATGTCGTCAAAGGAGATCAGATACGGTTACAATTTATCAACCTGTCGTATTCCTTTCTTGGAACTCATTCGCATAGCCTGCCTTTCAAAAGTTTGCAGGTATATGTCAATGCCGCGAACCTGGGCATCTTATGGCGTGCAAATCATGACCATATAGACCCCGATTTCGTGAACACTATTCCTAATCCCAAAACTTATACGATAGGCGTCCGGGCAAATTTCTAA
- a CDS encoding RagB/SusD family nutrient uptake outer membrane protein, producing MLYRIKIKTFLLLCVAVLLLPSCKKFLDKKQNASAVVPSTLSDIQALLDEDIMIESVSPSYMEASSDEYFLTDDVYSSFSEYGQDMYTWVPFTVTAANSSNDWHDSYYPVYNANLALDLIKNIDRNSANAAAWDNAKGSALFYRSYNFLNLLWDYSKAYDSSTADKDLGIALRLTSDFNVPSARATVQQSYKQVISDTKAAIPLLPDYPLALTRPSKGAAYGLLARCYLSMRDYKDALSYADSCLQLNNSLIDFNGDEDIIGSIANDEPFKRLNKETVFYTTMNYEYDIFSYVGNIDTAILRSYDSNDLRLIAYFGDNGTGSYFKASYGNDYFMNFTGIAVDEMYLTRAECYIRTGQVQKGLDDINTLLSKRYKTGTYVPPTGLSQNDALTRALLERRKELLLRDNRWMDIKRLNKEGANIILKRIIAGKTYTLQPNANFYALPLPEDIIRTTGMPQNPL from the coding sequence ATGCTTTATAGAATTAAAATAAAAACATTCCTTTTGCTATGCGTAGCAGTTTTATTGCTGCCCTCATGCAAAAAATTTCTTGATAAAAAACAAAATGCTTCTGCAGTAGTGCCGTCCACACTGAGTGATATACAGGCTTTATTGGATGAAGACATTATGATTGAATCCGTATCGCCATCTTATATGGAGGCATCTTCGGATGAATACTTTCTGACCGATGATGTATATAGTTCTTTCAGTGAATACGGTCAAGATATGTACACATGGGTTCCGTTTACGGTAACTGCGGCTAACAGTAGCAATGATTGGCACGACAGCTATTATCCTGTTTACAATGCGAACCTTGCTTTAGACTTAATAAAAAATATCGACAGAAATTCAGCAAACGCCGCTGCTTGGGATAATGCGAAGGGAAGCGCCCTGTTTTACAGGTCATATAATTTTTTAAATCTCTTATGGGATTATTCCAAAGCCTATGACAGCAGCACAGCCGATAAAGACTTGGGCATTGCATTAAGATTAACTTCAGATTTTAATGTGCCGTCTGCAAGAGCGACAGTGCAACAATCTTATAAACAGGTCATCAGTGATACAAAAGCAGCTATTCCATTATTGCCTGATTATCCTTTGGCACTTACCAGGCCTTCTAAAGGTGCAGCCTATGGGCTTTTGGCAAGGTGTTATTTATCCATGAGGGATTACAAAGATGCTTTATCGTATGCAGACTCTTGTTTGCAATTAAACAATAGTCTCATTGATTTTAACGGCGATGAAGATATTATCGGCAGTATTGCCAATGATGAGCCGTTTAAGCGGCTCAATAAAGAAACAGTCTTTTACACAACCATGAATTATGAATACGATATCTTCAGCTATGTCGGCAATATCGATACGGCAATTCTCCGCTCTTACGATTCCAATGATTTACGGCTTATTGCTTATTTCGGAGATAACGGAACAGGCAGTTATTTTAAGGCATCATACGGTAATGATTATTTTATGAATTTTACCGGTATCGCTGTGGATGAAATGTATCTTACCCGCGCAGAATGTTATATCAGAACAGGGCAGGTACAAAAAGGTCTGGATGATATTAATACATTACTATCAAAAAGGTATAAAACAGGAACATACGTGCCGCCTACAGGATTATCTCAAAATGATGCGCTGACAAGGGCGTTGCTCGAAAGAAGAAAAGAACTTTTGCTGCGGGATAACCGGTGGATGGACATTAAGCGCTTGAATAAAGAAGGAGCAAATATTATTTTGAAAAGAATTATCGCCGGGAAAACATATACGTTGCAACCCAACGCCAATTTTTATGCGCTGCCTTTACCGGAAGATATTATTCGGACAACAGGGATGCCGCAGAATCCACTTTAA
- a CDS encoding MauE/DoxX family redox-associated membrane protein has translation MKKQQFITFISALLIILWVYAAGSKLWFYAAFKTQLARQPLPGWSIPVLSWLLPLVELIAVALLSFQKTLRIGLLLSFLLLLAFAVYVGLGLAHVFNKVPCNCGGILGKMEWGSHFIFNICFTIVAFWGWRLTKTSDEFFIKRKLHNA, from the coding sequence ATGAAAAAGCAACAATTCATAACATTCATTTCTGCGCTGCTCATCATCCTGTGGGTATATGCAGCAGGCAGTAAGTTGTGGTTTTATGCGGCATTTAAAACCCAGCTTGCACGGCAGCCGTTACCGGGTTGGTCTATTCCTGTTTTAAGTTGGCTACTTCCTTTAGTTGAACTTATTGCGGTTGCTTTATTGAGTTTTCAAAAGACATTAAGAATAGGGCTTTTGTTATCTTTTCTTTTACTATTGGCATTCGCGGTGTATGTGGGTTTAGGGTTGGCGCATGTGTTTAACAAAGTTCCGTGCAATTGCGGCGGCATCCTGGGAAAAATGGAATGGGGAAGTCATTTTATTTTCAATATATGTTTTACAATCGTTGCATTTTGGGGTTGGCGTTTGACAAAAACAAGTGATGAATTTTTTATCAAGCGTAAACTTCATAATGCCTGA
- a CDS encoding helix-turn-helix domain-containing protein: MEIDFTQIVKLFDKNLKEIPIMKGFPEGKDYDKYKINGAKRFHAQIEMEDRKKKIRKNILLFQCIEIGDMTIWVSDYLIYVPMYIQCIADSESLELHTTLLGETQYRLKGFDWRRTKAGQYNLIYLPAIENEVNFRGFLKTFDLHVSKELLYRMSEEFPQLQPLVDSIRIGEINSLYEEFADIPLKAMYQIVILAMTIQSGDAQNTEAKTTAMNALRALVGAKGKESRKYRYNYEEVKTLHTISERLTALMNKQDALTSLLKEYRQKNKLTGDKIWEGFKLIFECSPKHYLLSKRMEKGKSLLEQGFLLQDICEQTGYSKVSHFETAFLKFYGYPVKDKRPQKS; encoded by the coding sequence ATGGAAATTGATTTTACACAAATCGTAAAACTCTTTGATAAGAATCTTAAGGAAATACCTATTATGAAAGGATTTCCCGAAGGGAAGGACTATGATAAATATAAAATAAACGGTGCAAAACGTTTTCATGCACAGATTGAGATGGAAGACCGCAAAAAGAAGATTAGGAAAAACATCTTGTTGTTCCAATGTATAGAAATTGGCGATATGACTATCTGGGTCAGCGATTATCTCATTTACGTCCCTATGTATATCCAATGTATTGCCGACAGTGAAAGCCTTGAACTGCACACTACCTTACTGGGCGAAACACAATACCGGCTCAAAGGATTTGACTGGCGCAGGACAAAAGCCGGGCAATACAATCTCATTTACCTTCCTGCCATTGAAAACGAAGTCAACTTCAGGGGATTTCTCAAAACGTTTGACCTACACGTGAGTAAAGAACTGCTTTACCGTATGTCCGAAGAATTCCCTCAATTGCAACCGCTGGTTGACAGCATCCGCATCGGGGAAATTAATAGCCTGTATGAAGAATTTGCCGACATCCCGCTAAAAGCTATGTATCAGATAGTGATATTGGCAATGACCATTCAATCCGGCGATGCACAAAACACTGAAGCAAAAACAACCGCCATGAATGCTTTGCGGGCATTGGTTGGTGCAAAAGGCAAAGAATCCAGAAAATACCGGTATAATTATGAAGAGGTAAAAACCTTACACACTATATCAGAACGTTTAACTGCACTGATGAATAAGCAGGATGCGCTTACTTCCCTTTTAAAGGAATACCGACAGAAAAACAAACTGACGGGAGATAAAATCTGGGAAGGCTTTAAATTGATTTTCGAGTGCAGCCCGAAGCATTACTTATTAAGCAAAAGGATGGAGAAAGGTAAAAGCCTGTTGGAACAAGGCTTCCTGTTGCAGGATATTTGCGAGCAAACCGGTTATTCCAAAGTATCTCATTTTGAAACGGCTTTTTTAAAATTCTACGGCTATCCTGTAAAAGATAAAAGACCACAAAAAAGTTGA